A region from the Equus quagga isolate Etosha38 unplaced genomic scaffold, UCLA_HA_Equagga_1.0 153_RagTag, whole genome shotgun sequence genome encodes:
- the LOC124233039 gene encoding TBC1 domain family member 21 produces the protein MTTLSPENSISARRSASFILVKRKPPIDKTEWDGFFDENGHLAKSRDFICVNILERGLHPLVRTEAWKFLTGYYSWQSSQDERLTVDSTRRKNYEALCQMYEKIQPLLENLHRNFIETRNNIAYDIQKLYDKDPLGNILIDKKKLEKILLLSYVCNTQAEYQQGFHEMVMLFQLMVEHDHETFWLFQFFLQKTEHSCVINIGVGKNLDMLNNLINFLDPMFAEHLKGKGAGAVQSLFPWFCLCFQRAFKSFDDVWRLWEVLLTGKPCRNFQVLVAYSLLQMVRGQVLQESMTGDAILLACNNLIDLDADELISAACLVYAELIQKDVPQPLQDFFL, from the exons GTGAAGAGAAAACCCCCCATTGACAAGACAGAATGGGATGGCTTCTTTGACGAGAATGGTCATTTGGCCAAGTCACGAGACTTCATTTGTGTTAACATCCTGGAAAGG GGTCTGCACCCCTTGGTGAGGACGGAAGCCTGGAAGTTCCTCACTGGCTACTACTCATGGCAGAGTTCCCAGGATGAGCGGCTCACAGTGGACAGCACAAGGAG GAAGAATTACGAGGCCTTATGCCAGATGTACGAGAAGATTCAGCCCCTTCTGGAAAACCTGCACCGGAACTTCATAGAGACTCGGAATAACATCG CATATGACATCCAGAAGCTCTACGACAAAGACCCCCTGGGCAACATCCTTATCGACAAGAAGAAGCTAGAGAAGATCCTGCTCCTGAGTTATGTCTGCAACACCCAGGCAG AGTACCAGCAGGGCTTCCATGAGATGGTGATGCTTTTCCAGCTGATGGTAGAACATGACCATGAGACCTTCTGGCTTTTCCAGTTCTTCCTTCAGAAAACG GAGCACAGCTGTGTCATTAACATTGGGGTGGGCAAGAACCTAGACATGCTCAACAACCTGATCAACTTCCTGGACCCcatgtttgctgagcacctaa AAGGGAAGGGTGCGGGGGCCGTGCAGTCCCTCTTCCCCTGGTTCTGCCTCTGCTTCCAGCGAGCCTTCAAGTCCTTCGACGAcgtctggaggctctgggag GTGCTGCTGACAGGGAAGCCCTGCAGGAACTTCCAGGTGCTGGTGGCCTACAGCCTGCTGCAGATGGTGCGCGGGCAGGTGCTGCAGGAGAGCATGACTGGCGACGCCATCCTCCTG GCCTGCAATAACCTCATCGACCTTGATGCCGACGAGCTGATCTCTGCAGCCTGCCTGGTTTATGCTGAGCTCATCCAGAAGGAC GTTCCTCAGCCATTACAGGATTTCTTTCTCTGA